In the Hordeum vulgare subsp. vulgare chromosome 7H, MorexV3_pseudomolecules_assembly, whole genome shotgun sequence genome, one interval contains:
- the LOC123412463 gene encoding cucumber peeling cupredoxin-like: MHITSANSVIVNSNRSMARPLTIFFFLLVAPVVSVRGAGAGVGLVPPVPIGRRYIVGGADGWRVPPQENKDMYVKWASTIQFFIEDSVEFMYKNDSVGKVNKYAYYHCNWTALASTPPAKDGSSLFLLDAPGFAYFASTDVKHCKRGQRLMINVKARPEPTPSTDISSPPSPAPPAAAPGPAVPGEPVMDSGAGALASSYSRALVLMCFATTLALMGMIQT, from the exons ATGCACATCACGTCGGCAAACAGTGTTATCGTAAATTCTAATCGATCAATGGCTCGACCgctcaccatcttcttcttcctgctcGTCGCCCCCGTCGTTTCCGTGCGGGGAGCTGGCGCTGGTGTCGGTCTCGTTCCGCCGGTGCCGATTGGCAGGAGGTACATCGTCGGCGGCGCGGACGGGTGGCGTGTGCCGCCGCAGGAGAACAAGGACATGTATGTGAAGTGGGCCTCCACCATCCAGTTTTTCATCGAAGACTCCGTTG AATTCATGTACAAGAATGATTCGGTCGGGAAGGTGAACAAGTACGCGTACTACCATTGCAACTGGACGGCATTGGCATCCACGCCGCCCGCCAAGGACGGcagctccctcttcctcctcgacGCCCCTGGTTTCGCCTACTTCGCTAGCACCGACGTCAAGCATTGCAAAAGGGGGCAACGCCTCATGATCAACGTCAAGGCTAGGCCAGAGCCGACTCCATCAACTGATATTTCAAGCCCTCCTAGCCCTGCTCCGCCCGCGGCTGCACCTGGACCCGCGGTCCCTGGAGAGCCGGTAATGGACAGCGGCGCAGGAGCACTGGCCTCGTCGTATAGTCGCGCCTTGGTGTTGATGTGTTTTGCCACAACACTTGCCTTGATGGGGATGATTCAGACCTGA
- the LOC123412462 gene encoding mitogen-activated protein kinase kinase kinase 1 has product MPETRNNLPMEPSFGSTSASTEEASTRRVANRIIRALQHHLRLLHRAGPDFFVLGATGNVYTVTLATTPACTCPDPGAPCKHILFVLLRVLGLSLDEACVWRQSLRPCQVARLVAAPTYPEVLAGPRARERFHQLWSAHAAAAAAKAADQRRQEAAAPSSGRLDGAACPVCLEEMAPSAEAQGGAAATVQAPLLTCGTCRNSVHAECFARWKRSRARRAATCVVCRARWRKPSRDREQDQQQYMNLSAYMNEENDAVDMQVEDGALCAG; this is encoded by the coding sequence ATGCCGGAAACGCGGAACAACCTGCCGATGGAGCCGTCGTTCGGGTCCACCTCCGCGAGCACCGAGGAGGCGTCGACGCGGCGCGTGGCCAACCGCATCATCCGCGCGCTGCAGCACCACCTCCGGCTGCTGCACCGCGCCGGCCCGGACTTCTTCGTGCTGGGCGCCACGGGCAACGTGTACACGGTGACGCTGGCGACCACGCCGGCGTGCACGTGCCCCGACCCCGGCGCGCCCTGCAAGCACATCCTATTCGTCCTGCTCCGCGTCCTCGGCCTGTCCCTCGACGAGGCCTGCGTGTGGAGGCAGTCGCTGCGGCCGTGCCAGGTCGCCCGGCTCGTCGCCGCGCCCACGTACCCGGAGGTGCTCGCCGGCCCTCGCGCCCGGGAGAGGTTCCACCAGCTGTGGTCAGCCCACGCGGCAGCCGCGGCCGCAAAGGCCGCCGACCAGCGCCGGCAGGAGGCCGCCGCGCCGTCGTCGGGGCGCCTCGACGGCGCCGCCTGCCCTGTGTGCCTCGAGGAGATGGCGCCGTCGGCGGAGGCACAAGGCGGCGCGGCGGCAACGGTGCAGGCGCCGCTGCTGACGTGCGGCACGTGCCGGAACTCGGTGCACGCCGAGTGCTTCGCGCGGTGGAAGCGCAGCCGCGCGAGGCGGGCGGCGACGTGCGTCGTGTGCCGCGCGAGGTGGCGGAAGCCGAGCCGGGACCGGGAGCAGGACCAGCAGCAGTACATGAACCTGTCGGCGTACATGAACGAGGAGAACGACGCGGTGGACATGCAGGTCGAGGACGGGGCTCTGTGTGCCGGATAG